The following coding sequences lie in one Anolis carolinensis isolate JA03-04 unplaced genomic scaffold, rAnoCar3.1.pri scaffold_11, whole genome shotgun sequence genomic window:
- the LOC134294017 gene encoding general transcription factor II-I repeat domain-containing protein 1-like isoform X3 produces the protein MVSRPESEGTVPKRKRKRISEGNSVSSSSSSSSSSHLETTSNNNQFSLMQWPMYMLDYGGLNVPLPGAMNYSDLSF, from the exons AAAGTGAGGGCACGGTCCCCAAGCGGAAGCGGAAGCGCATCTCCGAAGGGAACTCCGTCTCATCCTCCtcgtcatcctcctcctcttcccacctGGAGACCACGTCAAACAACAACCAGTTTTCCCTGATG CAGTGGCCCATGTACATGCTGGACTACGGCGGCCTCAATGTTCCGCTTCCGGGAGCCATGAATTATTCGGACCTCAGTTTCTGA
- the LOC134294017 gene encoding general transcription factor II-I repeat domain-containing protein 1-like isoform X2: protein MAAGVSEASEAPLRRTEGTVPKRKRKRISEGNSVSSSSSSSSSSHLETTSNNNQFSLMWPMYMLDYGGLNVPLPGAMNYSDLSF, encoded by the exons ATGGCGGCCGGGGTGAGTGAGGCGAGCGAAGCGCCGCTGAGGAGAAC TGAGGGCACGGTCCCCAAGCGGAAGCGGAAGCGCATCTCCGAAGGGAACTCCGTCTCATCCTCCtcgtcatcctcctcctcttcccacctGGAGACCACGTCAAACAACAACCAGTTTTCCCTGATG TGGCCCATGTACATGCTGGACTACGGCGGCCTCAATGTTCCGCTTCCGGGAGCCATGAATTATTCGGACCTCAGTTTCTGA
- the LOC134294017 gene encoding general transcription factor II-I repeat domain-containing protein 1-like isoform X1 — translation MAAGVSEASEAPLRRTEGTVPKRKRKRISEGNSVSSSSSSSSSSHLETTSNNNQFSLMQWPMYMLDYGGLNVPLPGAMNYSDLSF, via the exons ATGGCGGCCGGGGTGAGTGAGGCGAGCGAAGCGCCGCTGAGGAGAAC TGAGGGCACGGTCCCCAAGCGGAAGCGGAAGCGCATCTCCGAAGGGAACTCCGTCTCATCCTCCtcgtcatcctcctcctcttcccacctGGAGACCACGTCAAACAACAACCAGTTTTCCCTGATG CAGTGGCCCATGTACATGCTGGACTACGGCGGCCTCAATGTTCCGCTTCCGGGAGCCATGAATTATTCGGACCTCAGTTTCTGA